One Acidobacteriota bacterium DNA segment encodes these proteins:
- a CDS encoding sodium:solute symporter family protein: MNLYVLVLGIIVVVLLAVSLAQVRKVHTKADYLVAGRSLPAYVLVFTLLSSWIGAGSLFAGAENAFRNGFAALWQPAGGWLALLIIYFVAPRARKFAQFTIPDLLETRYNTTARVLGTIAILFAYTAITSYQFRAGGDILHLVFPDVSKVAGTIIIAVFVIGFTAIAGMASVAYMDVAIGLLISVVGLVAAPILLAKAGGWAGLHGSLPASHFTLFGEYGVRNGVFEGTGAALTRALEYFFPTFLLMLGNQSMYQKFFSAKTERDAKVAVAGWFIGTGILETLIVAIAVFGSALYLTVPPGELNPREIIPYTARNALPSLIGAVLMGAVFAKVISTANNYLFSPATNLINDVYTRFVNPGAAHANVLIVSRVLVVLLGLWALYQGLGLESILAKAMYAYTIYSAAITPVVMATFFSKRVTAAAAVTSIALGTAVTIFWNEGAALLPPRLAERDAIFPALVVSVLALVVVSLVTPRPRPEQLAPFA, encoded by the coding sequence ATGAATCTCTACGTCCTCGTCCTGGGCATCATCGTCGTGGTGCTGCTGGCCGTCAGCCTGGCGCAGGTCAGGAAGGTCCACACGAAGGCCGACTATCTGGTGGCGGGGCGGTCGCTGCCGGCCTACGTGCTCGTGTTCACGCTGCTCTCGTCGTGGATCGGCGCCGGATCGCTCTTCGCCGGCGCGGAGAACGCATTCCGCAACGGGTTCGCCGCGCTGTGGCAGCCCGCGGGCGGGTGGCTCGCGCTGCTGATCATCTACTTCGTGGCGCCTCGTGCGCGGAAGTTCGCGCAGTTCACGATCCCGGATCTGCTCGAGACCCGGTACAACACGACGGCGCGCGTGTTGGGCACGATCGCGATCCTCTTTGCCTACACCGCCATCACCAGCTACCAGTTCCGCGCCGGCGGCGACATCCTGCACCTGGTGTTCCCCGATGTCAGCAAGGTGGCCGGGACGATCATCATCGCGGTGTTCGTGATCGGCTTTACCGCGATCGCCGGAATGGCGAGCGTGGCGTACATGGATGTGGCCATCGGCCTCCTGATCTCGGTCGTGGGCCTGGTGGCCGCTCCGATCCTGCTCGCGAAGGCGGGGGGCTGGGCGGGCCTGCACGGCAGCCTCCCCGCGAGCCACTTCACGCTGTTTGGCGAATACGGCGTGCGGAACGGCGTCTTCGAGGGCACCGGCGCCGCGCTCACGCGCGCGCTCGAATACTTCTTTCCCACGTTTCTGCTGATGCTCGGAAACCAGAGCATGTACCAGAAGTTCTTCTCGGCCAAGACCGAGCGGGACGCGAAGGTCGCCGTTGCCGGCTGGTTCATCGGCACCGGCATCCTCGAGACGCTGATCGTCGCGATCGCCGTCTTCGGGTCGGCGCTGTACCTCACGGTGCCCCCCGGCGAGCTGAACCCGCGCGAGATCATCCCCTATACCGCGCGGAACGCGCTGCCGTCGCTCATCGGCGCGGTGCTGATGGGCGCGGTGTTCGCCAAGGTGATCTCCACCGCGAACAACTACCTGTTCTCGCCGGCGACGAACCTGATCAATGACGTCTACACGCGCTTCGTCAACCCGGGTGCGGCGCACGCCAACGTGCTCATCGTGTCCCGCGTGCTCGTGGTGCTGCTCGGACTCTGGGCGCTGTACCAGGGGCTGGGGCTCGAGTCGATCCTGGCCAAGGCGATGTACGCCTACACGATTTACTCGGCGGCGATTACGCCGGTGGTCATGGCAACCTTCTTCTCGAAGCGGGTCACGGCGGCGGCGGCGGTGACCTCGATCGCGCTCGGCACGGCGGTGACCATCTTCTGGAACGAAGGGGCGGCGCTGCTGCCGCCGCGCCTGGCCGAGCGCGACGCCATCTTCCCCGCGCTCGTCGTGTCCGTGCTGGCGCTCGTCGTCGTCAGCCTGGTGACGCCGCGACCGAGGCCTGAACAGCTCGCACCGTTTGCATGA